The nucleotide window AAATTTTAATGAACATAATGATTGATTATGTATAATTCTAAACATTAAAATTATGACAAGAATTTTGCTGCTAGCACCTCTTAGCACTCCTTTAAATAAAATTTTACGTGAAGCAGGCAATGATGTTATATGCACTGAATCAGAATCGGCAAGAACACTAATTAAAACTAGCGACTACGACTTCCTAATAAGTTATGGGTATAGGTATATTTTAACAAAAGATGAGTTATCTTTTTTTAATAAGAAAAATGCTATCAACCTTCACATTTCATACTTGCCGTTTAATCGAGGTGCTGATCCTAATTTTTGGGCGTTATTTGATGGAACACAATCTGGTGTAACTATCCATTATCTTAATGAAGGTATTGATACTGGTGATATAATTGTTCAAAGAAAAGTAGAGTTTGACCTTGAACATGACACCCTTTCTTCATCTTACAATAAGTTGCATGATGAGATGGTAAACATGTTTAAGGAAAACATGGACAGTATTTTATCTGGCAAATGTTTCTCCACCAAGCAATCATATAAAGGAACTTATCATAATTCTAAAGATAAGAATGAAATTTTTGAACAGTTATCAAGCAAACGTGACAATGTTTGGGATACTCCTATTAAAGAAATCATCGAAATGGGCAAGGAACTTGATGAATATGATGAGCTTCAGTTTAGAAAAGTATTCGACATAAAATGATCTTAACTAACCCCAACTATTGATAAGGAATTCTATAAGTAATTGATAAACAAGGGAGTGCTGGCTAAACTGTTAATATTATTGCGTAATATAAACAA belongs to Alphaproteobacteria bacterium CG11_big_fil_rev_8_21_14_0_20_39_49 and includes:
- a CDS encoding formyl transferase yields the protein MTRILLLAPLSTPLNKILREAGNDVICTESESARTLIKTSDYDFLISYGYRYILTKDELSFFNKKNAINLHISYLPFNRGADPNFWALFDGTQSGVTIHYLNEGIDTGDIIVQRKVEFDLEHDTLSSSYNKLHDEMVNMFKENMDSILSGKCFSTKQSYKGTYHNSKDKNEIFEQLSSKRDNVWDTPIKEIIEMGKELDEYDELQFRKVFDIK